A stretch of the Methylacidiphilum caldifontis genome encodes the following:
- the carA gene encoding glutamine-hydrolyzing carbamoyl-phosphate synthase small subunit: protein MKKYPRKAFLILEDGTVFEGESFGAEGTVVGEVCFNTSMTGYQEILTDPSYRGQIVCLTYPEIGNYGINPFDHQSRAIQVSGLVIRSLSPVASNWRSFWSLPDFLKNEGVMGIQKVDTRRLTLHLREAGVLRGVLTTEDMERKDAMKLAHGWDYSKIDFIAELTTPRMYRWNEEELFNPIIEQMAKANPLTEGKKELIRKWREKLKQQAQPSYRLAVLDFGVKFSTLRFLRQQGFDLYVFPAYASSQAVLDIDPDGIFLSNGPGDPALFKKLHAQIKPLLGKKPIFGICLGHQLLAIALGAQTFKLRFGHRGANHPVKNLFDSTIKITSQNHGYAVSADTLPEGLKVSEINLSDGTIEGFVHESFPLFSVQYHPEASPGPHDALSYFEFFFNKVKGNKT, encoded by the coding sequence ATGAAAAAATACCCTAGGAAAGCTTTCTTAATTCTTGAAGATGGCACCGTTTTTGAAGGTGAATCCTTTGGAGCGGAAGGCACAGTCGTTGGGGAAGTCTGCTTTAATACTTCAATGACTGGTTATCAAGAGATACTGACTGATCCCTCTTATAGAGGTCAAATTGTTTGCCTGACTTATCCTGAAATTGGTAATTATGGCATAAATCCTTTTGACCATCAATCCCGGGCTATTCAGGTTTCTGGCTTAGTCATTCGATCCCTCTCACCTGTAGCGAGTAACTGGAGAAGTTTTTGGAGTCTTCCCGATTTCTTAAAAAATGAAGGGGTGATGGGAATACAAAAAGTGGATACTCGCAGGCTGACCCTGCATCTAAGGGAAGCAGGGGTTCTTAGGGGGGTATTGACAACCGAAGACATGGAAAGAAAGGATGCCATGAAATTAGCCCATGGGTGGGATTATTCAAAGATAGATTTTATAGCTGAGCTGACTACTCCTCGGATGTATAGATGGAATGAAGAAGAGCTCTTTAATCCCATCATAGAACAAATGGCTAAAGCAAATCCATTAACCGAAGGAAAAAAAGAGTTGATTAGAAAGTGGAGAGAAAAGCTAAAGCAGCAAGCTCAACCTTCTTATCGACTCGCAGTTTTAGATTTTGGTGTTAAATTTTCTACCCTGCGTTTTTTGCGCCAGCAGGGATTTGATTTATACGTTTTCCCGGCCTATGCGTCTTCGCAAGCGGTTTTGGATATTGATCCCGATGGAATCTTTTTATCCAATGGCCCAGGTGATCCAGCCTTATTTAAAAAATTACATGCTCAAATAAAACCTCTCTTAGGTAAAAAACCTATTTTTGGAATATGCTTAGGTCATCAGCTCCTGGCTATTGCCCTTGGAGCACAAACTTTCAAATTGCGATTTGGGCATCGTGGAGCTAACCATCCTGTAAAAAATCTTTTTGATTCAACGATTAAAATTACTTCCCAGAATCATGGGTATGCAGTGAGTGCTGACACTCTGCCAGAAGGACTTAAAGTCAGTGAAATTAATCTTAGTGATGGGACTATAGAAGGTTTTGTTCATGAATCTTTCCCGCTTTTTTCTGTCCAGTACCATCCTGAAGCTTCTCCGGGACCTCACGATGCTTTAAGTTATTTTGAATTTTTTTTCAATAAAGTTAAGGGAAATAAAACCTGA
- the trpD gene encoding anthranilate phosphoribosyltransferase — protein sequence MPLKCHNLGQLLSSAVELDEEQAHDTVEFLLDPSVSDLEKENFLLFLSKRGLTADELAFFAKGFLQKSVKLPFQESWKDQPLFDCCGSGGGGLSLFNVSTAIAFVLSTLGVPVVKHGNRGITKVSGSADVLEKLGIAYRLPPEGLYSSLMELGFAFIFAPDYHPCFARLAPVRKKLAEKKVQTLFHFLGPLLNPARPKTQLTGVFKEEHIDLFEGAFRRLGVEKPVVVYGVDEQYNPIGEIGVEGRGKARGLSLETLRPILTKNAIQRGYFSGSINDVIVDCALESASLIEAIFKGEIKGYARGLVVANSFLGLLSWGWDGRLEDALESIEQAIDSGMVYKKLTQARRFALGWRKECP from the coding sequence ATGCCACTGAAATGCCATAACCTTGGTCAGCTTCTAAGCTCAGCTGTGGAGTTGGATGAAGAGCAAGCCCATGACACAGTAGAGTTTCTTTTGGATCCCTCTGTGAGTGATCTTGAAAAAGAGAATTTTTTGCTGTTTCTTTCCAAACGTGGTCTCACTGCAGATGAACTGGCTTTTTTTGCAAAAGGGTTTTTGCAAAAAAGTGTTAAACTTCCTTTTCAAGAAAGCTGGAAAGATCAACCTCTCTTTGATTGTTGTGGTTCGGGAGGGGGAGGACTGAGCCTTTTTAATGTTTCAACAGCGATTGCTTTTGTCCTTTCCACGCTGGGAGTTCCCGTTGTCAAACATGGGAATAGAGGCATAACCAAAGTTTCAGGAAGTGCAGATGTACTTGAAAAACTGGGTATAGCCTACAGGCTTCCCCCCGAAGGTCTTTATAGCTCTTTGATGGAACTGGGGTTTGCTTTTATTTTTGCCCCGGATTACCATCCCTGTTTTGCTCGACTTGCACCGGTAAGGAAAAAGCTAGCTGAAAAGAAAGTTCAAACTCTATTTCATTTCCTTGGACCGTTACTTAATCCAGCCAGGCCTAAAACCCAGCTTACGGGTGTTTTTAAAGAAGAACATATCGATCTTTTCGAGGGGGCTTTTCGCCGTTTAGGGGTTGAAAAACCGGTTGTTGTGTATGGTGTCGATGAACAATATAACCCAATAGGTGAGATCGGAGTTGAAGGACGGGGGAAAGCTAGGGGTCTTTCTCTAGAAACACTTAGGCCAATTTTAACTAAGAATGCTATCCAAAGGGGTTATTTCTCTGGATCTATTAATGATGTCATTGTAGATTGTGCCCTGGAGAGTGCCAGCTTAATCGAAGCTATTTTTAAAGGTGAAATCAAAGGGTATGCTCGGGGGCTTGTTGTAGCTAATTCTTTTTTGGGACTTTTAAGTTGGGGTTGGGATGGACGGCTTGAAGATGCCCTTGAGTCTATTGAACAGGCGATAGATTCGGGAATGGTTTATAAAAAATTGACTCAAGCAAGGCGGTTCGCATTGGGTTGGAGAAAAGAATGTCCTTGA
- a CDS encoding S1C family serine protease, with product MSCFFIPNKNSLLSLFSSFFRRPSSLFILRKGLYFILLFSFPVLSVQSQNSKLYQAEDEPTVLVVKKVMPAVVNISSERIVQKRVQDPFDLFFGRYYSYKEKVKSLGSGVIVSAEGYIITCAHVVERSIDRKVQVTLNERKTAIEAKILAVDPSADLALLKMDSKTAFPFLDIQNVSPTLLGQTVIVLGNPVGYQNSVSKGILSAMNRTIETENGKIEGLLQTDAAINPGNSGGPIVDISGKFVGISSAKFAGEAIEGIGFAIPARKVNIFYRDALAELKGGSTNPTKFNIEELLAKKFGLHVQEINQDLAEAFRVQEGMGLLVSDVDPNGPAAKAGIKSGMIILGIGNRRIDELEFYPQLLKDIKSGEGVLMTVMVIRESQGFFLSQTSTVEVFAR from the coding sequence ATGAGCTGTTTTTTCATTCCTAATAAAAATTCTCTCTTGAGCCTTTTTTCTTCCTTTTTTAGAAGACCCTCTTCTTTGTTTATTTTGAGAAAAGGGCTCTATTTTATTCTATTGTTTTCTTTTCCTGTTCTTTCTGTTCAATCTCAAAATAGCAAGCTTTACCAAGCCGAAGACGAACCGACTGTTTTAGTCGTTAAAAAGGTCATGCCTGCTGTCGTCAATATCAGTTCGGAAAGAATAGTGCAAAAGAGGGTGCAAGATCCCTTCGATCTTTTTTTTGGCCGCTATTACAGCTATAAGGAAAAGGTCAAAAGCCTAGGCTCAGGGGTTATTGTCAGTGCCGAAGGTTACATTATTACCTGTGCACATGTCGTTGAACGGTCGATCGATCGCAAGGTTCAAGTTACATTAAATGAAAGGAAAACCGCTATTGAAGCTAAAATTTTAGCGGTAGATCCCTCTGCCGATCTGGCTCTTTTAAAAATGGACTCGAAGACGGCTTTCCCTTTCTTAGACATTCAAAATGTTTCTCCCACCTTGCTTGGGCAAACCGTTATTGTTCTGGGAAACCCAGTGGGCTATCAAAATAGTGTCTCCAAGGGAATATTAAGCGCTATGAATAGAACGATCGAAACAGAGAACGGTAAAATAGAAGGGTTACTCCAAACAGATGCAGCGATTAATCCAGGGAATAGCGGAGGACCAATAGTGGATATTTCTGGAAAATTTGTAGGTATTAGTTCAGCAAAATTTGCAGGAGAAGCGATTGAAGGGATAGGATTTGCTATTCCGGCTAGAAAGGTGAATATTTTTTATCGAGACGCTTTAGCTGAACTTAAAGGGGGATCTACTAATCCGACAAAGTTCAATATTGAAGAGTTATTAGCAAAAAAGTTTGGATTGCATGTGCAAGAAATCAACCAGGATTTAGCTGAAGCTTTCCGCGTACAGGAAGGAATGGGACTTTTAGTATCGGATGTAGATCCCAATGGACCAGCAGCTAAGGCAGGAATTAAATCTGGAATGATTATTTTAGGTATTGGGAATCGGCGAATTGATGAACTGGAGTTTTATCCTCAACTCTTAAAAGATATTAAAAGTGGCGAAGGAGTGCTTATGACCGTTATGGTGATTAGAGAAAGCCAAGGTTTTTTTCTTAGTCAAACTTCGACAGTAGAGGTGTTTGCACGATAG
- the secA gene encoding preprotein translocase subunit SecA codes for MIKQLLQKVFGSKNERELSRLWPIVRKINELEKELFVLSDEDLAQKTFEFKKRIAGGESLDDLLPEAFAVVKHVCRRFKESSKVIIVRGHPVVWDMVPFDVQLLGGIVLHMGKIAEMATGEGKTLVATLPVYLNALLGNGVHVVTVNDYLAARDSEWMGEIYKFLQLSVGCLQQGQSYEERRAQYACDITYGTNSEFGFDYLRDNSIATQKEEKVQRGHFYAIIDEVDSILIDEARTPLIISGPATVATNQEYERYNPQVSRLVQQQVIECARMAEEIQGLLKDKTANREKIGRLLFKIKLGMPRNKQLMKLLEDPETRRFMDDAELSLYQDSRRTELYALKEELLFSIDEKNNEVDISERGRKYLNPGDPDYFAPPDLVALFDELERNPGLDPREKEKIRLQAQQKYEEATERIHCVSQLLRAYCLYEKDVHYVVQDNKVIIVDEFTGRLMPGRRWSEGLHQAIECKEGVHIDRETQTLATITIQNYFRLYKKLAGMTGTAATEANEFHDIYKLDVVEIPTNKPCRRIDYEDTIFKTRRAKYQNIVQKIKELHAKGQPVLVGTISVEASELLSRMLKRENIPHNVLNAKHHQQEAEIIARAGYRGAVTIATNMAGRGTDIKLGQGVAELGGLFVLGTERHEARRIDLQLRGRCARQGDPGVSKFYISLEDDLMRNFGDSRKISSLLTKMGMKEDEELEHPWLTKAVATAQKRVEQRNYMIRKHTLQYDDVLNLQREVVYGYRNEVLETDNPREEIFSAVQEVIDREVKNRLSNGENADYLGLVHWVNQLFPIALREDEIEKIGSAEEIIDYILQKVKKAYELKIKFEDTQDLVSLERYIILSAIDKLWQEHLYSMDGLRASIGLRAYGQKDPLIEYKQEAYSLFEDLMNRIKKEIAHNVFRSASNVLAFEQFLTSLNRSEQQVDPLARVQPPMHEEDGEDGREKKSTKVSLPVRRSGPKMGRNDPCPLDPTKKFKNCCGAQGAKCCLKIAMDFPYPEERHKKAK; via the coding sequence ATGATTAAGCAGTTACTTCAGAAGGTATTTGGTTCGAAAAACGAAAGAGAGTTGAGCAGGCTCTGGCCCATTGTGCGAAAAATAAATGAGCTTGAAAAAGAGCTTTTTGTACTTTCCGACGAAGATCTAGCCCAGAAAACTTTCGAATTTAAAAAACGGATTGCTGGTGGTGAAAGCCTGGATGACCTGCTTCCGGAAGCTTTTGCCGTCGTTAAGCATGTTTGCCGAAGATTTAAAGAAAGCTCTAAAGTTATCATCGTTCGTGGTCATCCAGTCGTCTGGGACATGGTTCCTTTCGATGTCCAACTCCTTGGTGGAATTGTCCTTCACATGGGAAAAATTGCTGAAATGGCTACGGGTGAAGGAAAAACACTGGTAGCTACTCTTCCTGTTTATTTGAATGCCCTTCTTGGTAATGGGGTGCATGTCGTAACGGTTAATGATTATCTTGCTGCCAGAGACAGTGAATGGATGGGGGAGATCTACAAATTTTTGCAATTGAGCGTGGGTTGTTTGCAACAAGGACAATCCTATGAAGAACGTCGGGCTCAATATGCTTGTGATATTACTTATGGGACAAACAGCGAATTTGGCTTCGATTATCTGCGAGATAATAGCATAGCGACTCAAAAGGAAGAAAAAGTCCAGAGAGGTCATTTCTATGCGATTATCGATGAAGTCGACAGTATTTTGATCGACGAAGCCCGTACACCCTTGATCATATCCGGTCCTGCAACGGTGGCTACGAACCAGGAATACGAACGCTACAATCCACAAGTAAGCCGGCTTGTACAACAACAGGTTATCGAATGTGCCCGAATGGCCGAAGAAATTCAAGGATTGCTTAAGGATAAAACCGCTAACAGGGAGAAGATCGGCAGGCTTCTTTTCAAGATCAAATTGGGGATGCCAAGGAACAAGCAATTAATGAAATTGCTCGAAGATCCCGAAACAAGAAGGTTCATGGATGATGCTGAACTTTCTTTATACCAGGATTCTCGCAGGACCGAACTTTATGCTCTAAAAGAAGAGCTGCTTTTTTCAATTGATGAAAAAAATAACGAGGTGGACATCAGCGAAAGGGGAAGAAAGTATCTTAACCCTGGAGATCCCGATTATTTCGCCCCTCCTGACTTGGTCGCCCTTTTTGACGAGCTTGAAAGAAATCCAGGGTTAGATCCCCGGGAAAAAGAAAAAATTAGGCTTCAAGCACAACAAAAATATGAAGAAGCCACCGAACGAATTCATTGTGTTTCTCAATTACTCCGTGCTTATTGCCTCTACGAAAAAGATGTTCATTATGTCGTCCAGGATAACAAGGTCATTATTGTTGATGAATTTACGGGTAGGTTGATGCCGGGAAGAAGATGGAGTGAAGGATTACACCAAGCGATCGAGTGCAAGGAAGGAGTTCATATTGACCGGGAAACCCAGACTTTAGCTACCATAACCATTCAGAATTATTTCAGGCTTTACAAAAAACTCGCTGGAATGACTGGTACGGCAGCCACTGAAGCCAATGAATTCCACGATATATACAAGCTTGACGTGGTCGAGATTCCTACCAACAAACCGTGCAGAAGAATAGACTACGAAGATACTATTTTCAAAACCCGGCGAGCCAAATACCAGAACATTGTACAGAAGATTAAAGAACTCCATGCCAAGGGACAACCTGTTCTTGTAGGAACCATTTCTGTTGAGGCCTCTGAACTATTAAGCCGAATGTTGAAAAGGGAAAATATTCCCCATAACGTACTGAATGCGAAACATCATCAACAAGAAGCTGAAATCATAGCTCGAGCCGGGTATCGGGGTGCTGTAACCATTGCAACCAACATGGCAGGAAGAGGAACAGACATAAAATTGGGGCAAGGAGTTGCTGAATTAGGAGGATTATTTGTACTGGGAACCGAAAGACATGAGGCACGAAGGATTGATCTGCAATTGAGAGGTAGGTGTGCTCGGCAAGGAGATCCAGGAGTTTCGAAATTTTACATTTCTCTTGAAGATGACTTGATGAGAAATTTTGGGGATTCCCGTAAAATCAGTTCTCTTTTAACCAAGATGGGAATGAAAGAAGATGAGGAGTTGGAACATCCATGGTTGACCAAAGCGGTAGCTACAGCCCAGAAACGGGTAGAACAAAGAAACTACATGATTCGCAAGCATACCCTTCAATACGATGATGTGCTTAACTTGCAGAGAGAAGTCGTTTACGGCTACCGCAACGAGGTTTTGGAAACGGATAATCCCAGGGAAGAAATATTTTCTGCTGTCCAGGAAGTCATAGATAGAGAGGTTAAGAATAGACTGTCTAATGGAGAAAATGCAGATTACCTAGGGCTTGTCCATTGGGTTAACCAACTTTTCCCGATAGCTCTGAGAGAAGATGAGATAGAAAAGATCGGTTCTGCTGAAGAGATAATCGATTATATTTTACAAAAGGTAAAGAAAGCTTACGAGTTAAAGATTAAATTTGAAGATACCCAGGACCTGGTTTCTCTTGAAAGATACATTATTCTTTCGGCCATTGATAAGCTATGGCAAGAGCATCTTTATTCGATGGACGGACTTCGGGCAAGCATTGGTTTAAGGGCTTATGGACAGAAAGATCCTTTGATTGAATATAAACAGGAAGCCTATAGCCTTTTTGAGGATCTTATGAACCGGATCAAAAAAGAGATAGCCCATAATGTTTTTCGGTCCGCATCGAATGTTTTAGCCTTTGAACAGTTTCTTACTTCATTGAATCGAAGTGAACAACAAGTCGATCCACTTGCTAGAGTTCAACCCCCTATGCATGAGGAAGACGGAGAAGATGGTCGTGAAAAAAAATCAACCAAAGTGAGCCTTCCTGTAAGAAGATCCGGACCAAAAATGGGAAGAAACGATCCTTGTCCGTTAGATCCAACAAAAAAATTCAAGAATTGTTGCGGTGCTCAGGGAGCCAAATGTTGTTTAAAAATTGCCATGGATTTTCCCTATCCTGAAGAAAGACACAAAAAGGCTAAGTAA
- a CDS encoding CinA family nicotinamide mononucleotide deamidase-related protein: MRIELINTGTEILQGQKTNTHLAFLAHELFLLGEKLTLQIAARDSKDLVEIIREAFYRSQLTIVTGGLGPTSDDMTREAVAEALRMPLIFHPQLFQKVKSFYDGAGIAAPSWAIQKQSLFLEGSLILENDHGSAAGSIIEKEGRLLIMLPGPPRELEPMWKNHVVPWWKSRFELRKPFTTICKIVGLAESVIQQRVESKLKSLGVEEIGYCESPGEVALRLLFKDKEILTKARDLMTETFGSDLYALEDKSLEEVVIEKATSKKVKIATAESCTGGLISSRLTDVPGSSATFIYGWVTYSNEAKITQLKVDKSLISSVGAVSKEVAEAMASGALEISGADLSLAVTGIAGPQGGSPEKPVGLVWVAIQRKGSKPIAYERFFPSDRLTFKRLVSQFGIDLLRRMITGKDLPKC, encoded by the coding sequence ATGAGAATTGAATTGATCAATACGGGTACAGAGATCTTGCAGGGACAAAAAACTAATACCCATTTGGCGTTTTTGGCTCATGAACTTTTTCTGCTAGGAGAAAAGCTTACTTTACAGATTGCGGCCAGGGATAGCAAGGATCTGGTCGAGATCATTAGAGAAGCCTTTTACCGATCTCAACTTACAATCGTCACTGGAGGGTTGGGCCCAACCTCTGATGATATGACTAGGGAAGCGGTAGCTGAAGCACTACGTATGCCTTTAATTTTTCATCCTCAGCTGTTTCAAAAAGTTAAGTCTTTCTATGATGGCGCTGGAATAGCTGCACCCAGTTGGGCTATCCAAAAACAATCCCTTTTCTTAGAGGGCTCTCTCATTTTGGAAAATGATCATGGATCAGCCGCTGGATCGATTATCGAAAAGGAAGGCCGGCTCCTTATTATGCTTCCTGGACCACCTCGGGAGCTGGAACCGATGTGGAAAAACCATGTTGTTCCATGGTGGAAATCTCGATTTGAGTTAAGAAAACCTTTTACGACGATCTGTAAAATTGTTGGGTTAGCTGAATCGGTCATCCAGCAAAGGGTTGAGTCCAAGCTTAAAAGCTTAGGAGTCGAAGAGATAGGTTATTGCGAAAGCCCAGGAGAGGTTGCCCTCCGTTTATTATTTAAAGACAAAGAGATATTGACGAAAGCCAGGGATCTTATGACTGAAACCTTTGGTAGCGATTTATATGCCTTGGAGGATAAATCCCTTGAAGAAGTAGTCATAGAAAAGGCAACGTCAAAAAAGGTGAAGATTGCTACGGCTGAGTCTTGTACGGGAGGATTAATAAGCAGCAGGCTTACCGATGTTCCAGGGAGTTCAGCGACTTTTATCTACGGTTGGGTTACTTATTCTAATGAAGCAAAAATCACTCAACTTAAAGTCGATAAAAGTTTAATCAGTTCAGTCGGTGCCGTAAGTAAAGAGGTCGCCGAAGCGATGGCCTCGGGAGCCCTGGAAATCAGTGGGGCTGACCTTTCCTTGGCCGTGACGGGCATTGCAGGCCCCCAAGGTGGAAGTCCTGAAAAACCGGTAGGGCTGGTGTGGGTAGCTATACAAAGAAAAGGATCAAAACCTATTGCTTATGAACGATTTTTCCCTTCCGATCGACTTACCTTTAAACGTTTGGTCTCTCAATTTGGTATAGACTTATTAAGGAGGATGATAACAGGCAAAGATTTGCCTAAATGTTAA
- the aat gene encoding leucyl/phenylalanyl-tRNA--protein transferase has protein sequence MAAVILNLFRIQFPDVSKADPDGLVAVGGDLSVSRLLAGYRSGIFPWTDRPLTWWSPDPRAIFEIELFKAPRRLAQKIRQGKFQFTINQCFTEVIKNCAKPAPGREHTWISPRFIKAYTDLHRFGYAHSVEVWSKGMLVGGLYGVAIGGFFAGESMFHKMTDASKAALAFTIAHLKERGFVLFDTQVATPVTRLMGAVDIPRCEYLQRLARALKVSASFI, from the coding sequence GTGGCTGCTGTAATTCTTAATTTATTTCGGATACAGTTTCCCGATGTTTCCAAGGCTGATCCTGATGGCTTGGTCGCGGTGGGAGGGGATTTATCCGTTTCAAGGCTTCTTGCGGGTTACCGATCGGGAATATTCCCCTGGACAGATAGACCCTTAACATGGTGGTCACCTGATCCACGAGCGATTTTCGAGATAGAGCTCTTTAAGGCTCCAAGGCGACTTGCCCAGAAAATCAGGCAGGGAAAGTTTCAGTTTACTATTAACCAATGTTTTACTGAAGTCATCAAAAATTGTGCTAAACCCGCTCCCGGTAGAGAACATACCTGGATTAGCCCCCGGTTTATCAAAGCCTATACTGATCTTCATCGTTTTGGTTATGCCCATAGTGTTGAAGTATGGTCAAAAGGGATGTTGGTAGGGGGATTGTATGGGGTTGCCATTGGTGGTTTCTTTGCGGGTGAGTCGATGTTTCATAAAATGACCGATGCTTCTAAGGCGGCTTTGGCTTTTACAATAGCTCATTTAAAGGAAAGAGGTTTTGTTCTTTTTGATACCCAGGTAGCTACACCTGTAACCCGCTTAATGGGGGCTGTAGATATTCCGCGTTGTGAATATCTCCAAAGATTAGCTCGGGCATTAAAAGTTTCAGCCAGTTTTATTTGA
- a CDS encoding lysophospholipid acyltransferase family protein, with product MNQKARDGFFFFSGFICKRILNLSSKIHIDGLDRIPLNGGCLLVSNHISHFDPIILGMHAPRPIDYVADGKLFNDLVLCQILTNLNVIPVDRERMDPKAAKSIVSRLKAGRLVGLFPERGIRHGKNSILLGASLSFSPAILSQLSQCPILPVVIIGSDLLYQPKTWFYKPRIFVKFGELIFPERTEKRAELTKRIHDSLLLYFWQLVKQHNIEPFEWPCSAQQRWKENPRRIR from the coding sequence ATGAATCAGAAAGCACGAGACGGGTTTTTTTTCTTTTCCGGCTTTATTTGCAAAAGGATATTAAATCTTTCCTCAAAGATTCATATCGATGGGCTAGATCGAATACCCCTAAATGGAGGCTGTTTACTTGTTTCTAACCATATAAGCCATTTTGATCCCATTATCTTAGGAATGCACGCGCCACGACCCATCGATTATGTTGCTGATGGAAAGCTTTTTAACGATCTTGTTCTTTGCCAGATCTTAACCAATCTGAACGTTATTCCTGTGGATAGGGAACGGATGGATCCTAAGGCTGCAAAATCCATTGTCAGCAGGTTGAAAGCGGGAAGACTTGTAGGACTGTTCCCGGAAAGAGGAATTAGACATGGAAAGAATTCTATTTTACTTGGAGCTAGTTTATCTTTTAGCCCTGCAATCTTGTCTCAACTCTCCCAATGTCCAATTTTGCCAGTGGTCATCATAGGCTCAGATCTTCTCTATCAACCTAAGACATGGTTTTATAAACCAAGAATTTTTGTGAAATTTGGAGAACTTATTTTTCCAGAAAGAACAGAAAAAAGAGCCGAGTTAACAAAGCGAATCCATGATAGTCTGCTTTTGTATTTTTGGCAGCTTGTTAAACAACACAACATTGAACCTTTTGAATGGCCTTGTTCAGCTCAACAAAGATGGAAAGAAAATCCACGTCGTATCCGGTAA
- a CDS encoding M14 family metallopeptidase translates to MTVAFHDPLWVHKKMAQIAKGLGWKRKLLCTVTRSLPVEAFYSPPCSVRSTAVKRVYISAGIHGDEPAGVLALIQWLENFRPSLLFSYHFTLIPLINPWGLKHNSRLNEHGVDLNRSFQNVNLSPIKEIRSFLEAQQPFDLCLLLHEDYDAHGIYLYEIPSNLQLGRKILDEVSKTFLIDSRPKIEGRKHDGGVLSRPLQKSRFEKIGYPEAVYLYFQFKCKRIYTIETPSEWDIEKRIKAHTQVIDTALSLIAEETTDHALEDNHALSSPKPH, encoded by the coding sequence ATGACCGTAGCCTTTCATGATCCTCTATGGGTGCATAAAAAGATGGCGCAGATTGCCAAGGGATTGGGATGGAAAAGAAAACTGCTCTGCACTGTCACAAGATCGCTTCCAGTCGAAGCTTTTTATTCTCCCCCCTGCTCCGTCCGCTCTACAGCCGTTAAACGTGTCTATATTTCCGCTGGAATACACGGAGATGAGCCTGCAGGAGTCCTTGCTCTTATTCAATGGCTAGAAAATTTTCGGCCTTCCCTCCTTTTTTCTTACCATTTTACCCTTATTCCCTTGATTAACCCTTGGGGGTTGAAACATAACAGTCGACTTAACGAACACGGAGTTGATCTTAACAGATCCTTTCAGAATGTGAATCTCTCTCCTATCAAGGAAATCCGGTCATTTCTAGAAGCCCAACAACCTTTTGATCTCTGCCTACTCCTTCATGAAGACTATGACGCCCATGGAATTTACCTCTACGAAATTCCATCCAACCTTCAACTAGGAAGAAAAATTCTGGATGAAGTATCAAAAACATTCTTGATAGATAGTCGACCTAAAATAGAAGGAAGGAAACATGACGGCGGGGTTCTTTCTCGTCCCTTACAGAAAAGTCGTTTTGAAAAAATAGGATATCCTGAGGCAGTTTATCTCTATTTTCAATTCAAATGCAAAAGAATATATACAATAGAAACCCCTTCAGAATGGGACATCGAGAAGAGAATTAAAGCCCACACTCAAGTCATTGATACAGCTCTTTCGCTGATCGCAGAAGAAACCACTGATCACGCTTTGGAAGACAACCATGCTCTTTCTAGCCCAAAGCCTCATTGA